Within the Mucilaginibacter sp. CSA2-8R genome, the region TGGTTGATGGCTATATTATTACACCGCTTAAAGGGCTTGAAAAAGAAATACAAAATATCATAACTAATGGCAAGCCTGTAGTACTGATAGACGGTTATTTTCCTAAGCTCGATATCCCGCATGTACTGGTAGATAATGCAGGTAGTGTTTACAACGCAATAACCTGTTTTATCAAAGCAGGATATACTAAAATAGGATTTGTTACTACAGATCTTGAATTGGTGCAGTTACAAGACCGGTTGTCGGGTTACAAGGATGCTCTTCATGATAACAAACTGAAATTTGATAATAAACTGGTTCTTAAATTGCCGTTTAATCAGTCAAGAGAGGTTTCTGTACATACCATAAAGGAATTTTTGAACCGAAATAAGCGATTAGATGCTGTTTTCTTTGCTGCTAATTATTTAGGTACTATGGGTCTGCAAAGTATTAAAGAGCTTAATTTAAGTATTCCGGATGATTTGTCTTGTATTAGTTTTGATGATGACGAAATTTTTAGTTTATATCCCCCAGGTATAACTACCGTAAAGCAGCCCGTATTAGAGATTGCTAAATCTGCGGTTGACCTTTTGATGGCCCAATTAAATAACAGAGAGCTCGACATAGCCAATATTAAGCTGCAAATCCCGTCAACGTTGATGGAAAGGGAGTCAACGGCACCTAAAATCAGCCATTAAGTCAATGCTTCTTTGCTACATAGACATTTTGGAGCAATTGTAGCCGCCTTTGCTTTTAAAAAGCGGTTTTAAGCGTGTAGCGCAAAATTTATATTTACAAAAAGTGTAATTTTTTTGGTAAAACGTTTTACTCTATTAATTTTACATCTCATTAATGTAAGATTAGTTGCCAGTATACGCTGTTTTACATAAGGCAGGGTAAGAACATCATATTCCCCAAATCGTTGAATTTCCTTTAACTATAGTATATCATGAAAAAAGTACATTGTATTATTCTGCTGCTTCTTGCTGTTTGCTACGCAGGCAAAGCTCAAACCTCACAAGTTTTTAAAAAGAAGGGCTACACTTTAACGGTAATTAACCAGGACGCCGCTTTCAATGACAAGCTCAGAGAAGATCTGATTAACACCTTTTGGATCGTTTATCCAAAACTTGCCAAAGAATACAATCCGCAAACATCCAGAAACGTCACTTTTATTATCGACACTGCTTATAATGGCGTAGCTGCTACTACAGATGACAAAGTTACTTTCAGTGCTAAGTATATGAGTACCCACCCGCAGGATATTGATGTTGTTACCCATGAAGTGATGCACATTGTACAAGCATACGGTAATACCAGTGGACCGGGATGGTTAACTGAAGGTATAGCCGATTATGCCCGATATAAATTTGGTGTTAATAATGCAGGTGCTAAATGGTCTTTGCCTGCTTATAAAGCAACGCAAAGTTATGAGAATAGTTATCGTATTACCGCTCGATTTTTAGCCTGGATGGAAAGTAAGGTTAAGGCCGGTATAGTTAAAAAACTGGATAGCCAGATGAGACAAGGTACATTTACAGATGACACCTGGAAAACGTTAACCGGAAAATCATTGAACGAGCTCTGGGCTGCTTATAGTGCTAACCCTGTCCTGTAACTGTGTTCTATAATTTAGTGTATATGAAGCTTTATTTATCACTGCTTTTAATTGCCGTATCTACCTTTGTGTATGGTCAGCAAGTTAACAACCTGGCTGATTATGTTAATCCCTTAATGGGATCAATGTCGCGGCCCGACTTATCTAACGGGAATACTTACCCGGCCATTGCGCTGCCATGGGGGATGAACACATGGACACCGCAAACCGGTAAAATGGGGGATGGATGGCAATACACCTTTGATGCCGACAAGATTAGGGGTTTTAAACAAACCCACCAACCCAGCCCATGGATGAATGACTATGGACAGTTTGCCATCATGCCGGTTACAGGGCGTTTAAAATTTGATCAGGATGCGCGTGCCAGCTGGTTTTCGCATAAAGCAGAAATTAGTAAGCCTTATTATTA harbors:
- a CDS encoding LacI family DNA-binding transcriptional regulator yields the protein MTSKKISIKDIAKLTNTSITTVSFVLNGKGRISKALTKTILDAASKNGYEPNRMAVGLRTGVSKVIGLLVENIGGPFFGEVAKIIEQEAEKLGYSIIYCSTNNSLQKAKGLIKMLSQQLVDGYIITPLKGLEKEIQNIITNGKPVVLIDGYFPKLDIPHVLVDNAGSVYNAITCFIKAGYTKIGFVTTDLELVQLQDRLSGYKDALHDNKLKFDNKLVLKLPFNQSREVSVHTIKEFLNRNKRLDAVFFAANYLGTMGLQSIKELNLSIPDDLSCISFDDDEIFSLYPPGITTVKQPVLEIAKSAVDLLMAQLNNRELDIANIKLQIPSTLMERESTAPKISH
- a CDS encoding basic secretory protein-like protein translates to MKKVHCIILLLLAVCYAGKAQTSQVFKKKGYTLTVINQDAAFNDKLREDLINTFWIVYPKLAKEYNPQTSRNVTFIIDTAYNGVAATTDDKVTFSAKYMSTHPQDIDVVTHEVMHIVQAYGNTSGPGWLTEGIADYARYKFGVNNAGAKWSLPAYKATQSYENSYRITARFLAWMESKVKAGIVKKLDSQMRQGTFTDDTWKTLTGKSLNELWAAYSANPVL